Part of the Pedobacter sp. MC2016-14 genome is shown below.
TTACAAATTCTTCCACGTTCATATCTTTTATTTGCGCGTAAAATTCGGGCTGCTTTTCTTTGATGGGTAATTTGAAATCTCTTTCAAAGATATAATCTAAGGAGAGGAAGCCATCGTTGTTGGCAATGTGCTTCGCTATTTCTTCTTTGGTTAGTAACGCATCATTTGATAAATGCGAATCATCCAGGTGAAACCTTACTGCCGGAAGCATCCCATTACGGGTATGCATCACCAATTTAAAATCCGGACTTTGCTCGTTCAGTTGATAGTGCAGGCGGCCATGGTTATCTTTATCATATGTGCCGTTGTAACGTGATAAAGTCCTGATGGCATCAACCGCGGTTAATGAAGAACCTTTAATGGCTACAGGATGGTTGAGCTCCATGGCAAGTTTAACCGGTGGGTAGGGGGAATCGAAATATCCCTGAACTTTACCTTCATATTTGTGCGGCCAGTTGTGTCCTGTACAGACAATGACCTGATCAAACGCTATTTTTTCATCGTGGTTAACCTCAACTTCAATCGTTTCTTTATCGGGATGATCAACGACATCTGTAACCTGACTGTTGTAATGAACCACAAACTCAATTCCTTTTTCTTTTGCTTGTTTTTGCAGCAGGCTGAATTGAGCATTTAAATATTGGCCAAATAGTAATCTAGGCAATACTTTGTATTCATTGAAGCGCTTGGGATCAATATGAAATTTATCTAATGTATCCTTAGGTACAGATTTGATCCAGTCTGCCAGTGTGGTAACCAACATGGGGATTTCATTGCTTGATACATTGGTAATGTGTTCATCATTTGCACCTTCGCTACTATAGGGCATTCCCGTTCCAAGCTGGTTTTTCCGCTCAAAAATATCTATGGAGAGCTCAGTTTCATCTGCCTCTACTAATCTTTTATACATAAACAAAGCACTTGGCCCACCACCAATGATTGCTATTCTTTTTTTAGGTTCCAATTGAGTTAAGTCTAATGTCGGTGTTTCGTAAAAGAACGTATAACACGGATATGTGACTTTAGTTTTACGGCCATTCTTAAATTTTCTAACGAATTTTATGTTCGGCGGGCAAATTTGGTCTGCTCAATTTAAATGGATAGCTAATTATTTTAAAAATGGAATACAGACAGTTAGGAAACTCGGGTTTAAGAGTACCCGTATTGAGTTTTGGTACAGCTACTTTTGGTGGCGCAAATGAATTTTTTAAAGCATGGGGTAGCACGCAGGTTGAGGAAGCAACACGAATGGTTAACCTTTGCCTGGATGCGGGGGTGAACTTCTTTGACACGGCAAATGGTTATTCTTCCGGTGTTGCTGAAGAGATATTAGGAAAAGCCCTGAAGGGTTTGAGGGATAAAGTGCTGGTATCTACCAAGGCTACTTTTCCAACAGGAGATGGGGTTAATGATTTTGGTTCTTCACGGATCCATTTGATTAAAGCATGCGAAGATAGCTTAAGGCGATTGGGAACAGAGCACATAGATGTTTATCATATGCATGGCTTTGATGGCAACACGCCAGTTGATGAAACATTAAAGGCTTTGGATAATCTGGTTCAGAGTGGTAAAGTGCGGTACATTGCCTGCTCTAATTTTTCTGGCTGGCACCTCATGAAGTCGTTGTCGGTTTCCGAACGTTACGGCTGGTCTAAATATATTGCGCATCAAGCTTATTACTCTCTGCTGGACCGCGATTTTGAGTGGGAATTGATGCCCTTGAGCATTGAAGAAAAGATAGGTACTATTGTTTGGAGCCCACTTTCCAGTGGTAAGTTGAGCGGAAAATACCGCAGAAATCAGCCTTATCCAACAGATGGAAGGGTATCTCAGGGCGGTAGCCCGGTTATTTCTGTTTCTGCAGATGACGAAAGGTTATACAATATTGTTGATGTGCTGGATGAGCTGGTACAGGAAACTGGCAAAACGGCAGCTCAAATTTCTTTGAATTGGTTGCTGCAAAGACCAACAGTTGCCAATATTATTATTGGTGCAAGGGATGAAGCCCAGCTGAAACAAAACCTGGATGCGGTAGGATGGAACCTGACTACCGATCAGGTAAAGCGTTTGGATCAGGCAAGCGATCTTCGTCCTTCCTATCCATACTGGCACCAGCGTCAGTTTGAAATGCTACATACCGCACCAGAATTGTATAAATAGTTTTAGTAACACAGGATCAATAAAAGCGGCCGGGGTTTTCAGCTCCGGCCGCTTTAGCTATTATTTGTGGGCTATTTTTTCTCTTTTTCAGGCAGCAACACAAACTTCATTAACCGTTTCAAATCCAGTAAAGTATGGTTTTGTTTTTTGAAAGCCTTCTGGTTAACGGCAGACAAATCTTTCTTCCAACCCATGTTTTTTTGCGGGTCTTCAGCAAGCTGAAAACTGGTGTTGAGCAAATTAAGCCAGTATTCATTGGAGTTTAAACTTAATTCCATGCTGCGCGAAAACTCTGCTTTAAACTTAGTCAGTTCTTCGGCCGTAGGTCCTTCTGCAGATAGACGGGCAAGCTCTTCCTTCGTGGCCGCTATCAATTGATCTACCCTTGCCGGATCGCAGGTAAAGGAAATGTTTACTGCAAACCTGGGTGTAGGGATTCTGGACATAGAAATGGATACACTCGGCGTGTACACACCACTTTCCTTAGCCCTTAAACGATCTGTTAACCTATATTTCAGGATTTCCTGCAATGCGCTTCCATATAAATTGCGCTCCTTGTTAGGTTTGTAAGGGCCACTTAGTCCCAATAAAACAGTAGCCTTCTCTTCAGTGCCCTGATAAACAGTTTTCTCAATTGCTCCCGCCGGATAGTTAATGCCCAGATCTGTCCAGTTCTCTTTCCGCTTTAACGCTGGCAAACTCCCCAGGTATTGTTCAATTAAAGGTTTAATTGAATCTATCACAAAACTTCCCGTAAAGATAAATGTAAAGTCAGCTGCATCTGCAAAACGTTCCTTATAA
Proteins encoded:
- a CDS encoding aldo/keto reductase; its protein translation is MEYRQLGNSGLRVPVLSFGTATFGGANEFFKAWGSTQVEEATRMVNLCLDAGVNFFDTANGYSSGVAEEILGKALKGLRDKVLVSTKATFPTGDGVNDFGSSRIHLIKACEDSLRRLGTEHIDVYHMHGFDGNTPVDETLKALDNLVQSGKVRYIACSNFSGWHLMKSLSVSERYGWSKYIAHQAYYSLLDRDFEWELMPLSIEEKIGTIVWSPLSSGKLSGKYRRNQPYPTDGRVSQGGSPVISVSADDERLYNIVDVLDELVQETGKTAAQISLNWLLQRPTVANIIIGARDEAQLKQNLDAVGWNLTTDQVKRLDQASDLRPSYPYWHQRQFEMLHTAPELYK
- a CDS encoding FAD/NAD(P)-binding protein — protein: MEPKKRIAIIGGGPSALFMYKRLVEADETELSIDIFERKNQLGTGMPYSSEGANDEHITNVSSNEIPMLVTTLADWIKSVPKDTLDKFHIDPKRFNEYKVLPRLLFGQYLNAQFSLLQKQAKEKGIEFVVHYNSQVTDVVDHPDKETIEVEVNHDEKIAFDQVIVCTGHNWPHKYEGKVQGYFDSPYPPVKLAMELNHPVAIKGSSLTAVDAIRTLSRYNGTYDKDNHGRLHYQLNEQSPDFKLVMHTRNGMLPAVRFHLDDSHLSNDALLTKEEIAKHIANNDGFLSLDYIFERDFKLPIKEKQPEFYAQIKDMNVEEFVTAMMDLRERLDPFQLLKAEYAEAEKSIRRKESVYWKEMLGVLSFALNYPAKHLSAEDMLRLQQSLTPLISIVIAYIPQSSSEEMMALHAAGVLDLIQVGDDSKVEAEATGGTTYFYTDESGKEHATHYKTFVDCVGQPHLSFEDFPFKGLLNSRTISPAKLKFRSALEAKKAVTAGKEVSQDQNGDYYLKVPGIAINDHFQIVDTYGALNERIYMMAVPYIGGYNPDYSGLDFSEAASATIVKRIFPSS